In Stomatohabitans albus, one genomic interval encodes:
- a CDS encoding PaaI family thioesterase → MSNEAVNSPFDRLIGTTIESAGPTQVITSTPIRPDLTQPHGFVHGGLLATLSETAASIGAGRASPSGSAVGQSNHTEFLRPATPESKVLTATATPIRVGRQVQIWEVRITDQRALEIARSTIRLFNVNPPRSAPAQ, encoded by the coding sequence ATGAGTAACGAAGCGGTAAATAGCCCTTTTGATCGACTCATCGGTACGACCATTGAATCGGCTGGCCCCACACAAGTCATCACGTCAACGCCGATTCGCCCAGACCTGACGCAGCCTCACGGCTTTGTGCATGGGGGGTTGCTCGCAACTCTTAGTGAAACAGCTGCGAGTATTGGGGCAGGACGCGCAAGCCCCAGCGGGTCGGCGGTTGGGCAAAGCAACCACACCGAGTTTTTGAGACCAGCAACGCCTGAAAGCAAGGTACTGACCGCAACCGCAACACCCATCCGTGTCGGTCGCCAGGTTCAGATCTGGGAGGTTCGTATTACAGATCAGCGGGCCCTTGAAATTGCTCGCTCAACCATTCGGCTTTTTAATGTGAATCCCCCACGTTCAGCTCCAGCACAATAA
- a CDS encoding DUF6544 family protein: MKISSLFAPLHNRIAKWVRRVLLGVGLVSIIQILPWSPTLWWARRNDNRIISREPLANRGADRISEADLRNLPDPIRRYIETVGWIGRPRPSFMRITTQASRMLVAGFPSPVAMRFTQLNAAASPERQRVARGRTAGLALEAVDAFVNGTDTLQVVSARLVPLLRRAGRDMDASGLAAWIAEAILIPGALLERGDHNHTIIWTPIDDKSAGITVKAFGLTVDGVFTINGDGLVHSFTTDGRPWVHGRRHYRPAGWTMTYDSWVDTAGGKLPTMLKTFWHVDGKDTQGLISKNATITFW; the protein is encoded by the coding sequence ATGAAGATCTCATCACTATTTGCCCCACTCCATAACCGTATTGCCAAGTGGGTACGGCGTGTCCTGCTTGGGGTTGGGCTGGTGAGCATCATCCAGATATTGCCCTGGTCCCCAACCCTATGGTGGGCCAGGCGCAACGATAATCGCATCATTAGCCGTGAACCGCTTGCGAATCGTGGGGCAGATCGTATCAGCGAGGCTGACCTGCGTAACCTGCCAGACCCAATACGCCGGTACATTGAAACCGTTGGTTGGATTGGACGTCCACGTCCGTCATTTATGCGTATCACCACCCAAGCAAGTCGCATGCTTGTGGCTGGTTTCCCAAGTCCAGTTGCTATGCGGTTCACCCAGTTAAATGCTGCTGCATCACCAGAACGCCAACGCGTCGCCCGCGGTCGCACAGCTGGGTTAGCCCTCGAAGCCGTGGATGCATTTGTAAACGGTACCGACACCCTCCAAGTTGTTTCTGCTCGGCTCGTACCGCTCCTTCGTCGAGCCGGCCGTGACATGGATGCGTCTGGCCTTGCCGCTTGGATAGCGGAAGCTATTTTGATCCCTGGTGCGTTGCTCGAACGTGGCGACCATAACCACACCATTATTTGGACACCGATTGATGACAAAAGCGCTGGCATCACCGTAAAAGCCTTTGGTTTAACTGTCGATGGTGTGTTCACGATCAATGGCGATGGCTTGGTCCACTCCTTTACCACCGATGGCCGTCCATGGGTCCACGGGCGCAGGCATTATCGGCCTGCTGGATGGACGATGACTTATGACAGTTGGGTTGATACTGCGGGCGGTAAATTGCCAACCATGCTCAAAACCTTCTGGCATGTAGATGGTAAGGACACTCAGGGTTTGATTAGTAAAAATGCCACGATCACGTTCTGGTAA
- a CDS encoding M20 family metallopeptidase, producing MDPSSPYDAWSTAQYEQLIAASETAKPITSQFRGAPDGIAQHVHHQLADLYPGLIALSHWIHAHPETAFEEHASAAALAQYLDEQGFPTTIGVGSLATALQAEHRVTGPNGEQGPVIACIAEYDALKHIGHACGHNVIAATSAGAFVLAARIASEHQIPGTYRLIGTPGEEGACGKEYLIRDGVFDDVDAAIMLHPYMADVLEQPWLGNTMGTITFTGRAAHAAAAPFAGANALDAAVATYQGIAALRQHMLPSDRIHAVFTPDGGGGAVNIVPALAKLELSVRSQEIDTMSILLHRVQAIAQGAAMMHGVDVTVQFDEDHAYLPTRLNTTLGERYAVAMADRGRRVLPRGVMPEHLAASTDQGNVSMRVPAIHPTLAIAPLGTSLHTEAFRDVAITSAGDSGVADGAYALAMVALDVAADPELLAAVKAEFEASGGRIDPPWLLK from the coding sequence ATGGATCCTTCTTCTCCCTATGACGCCTGGTCTACCGCTCAATATGAACAATTGATTGCCGCGAGTGAAACAGCCAAGCCAATCACGAGCCAGTTTCGTGGTGCACCTGACGGCATTGCACAACATGTTCATCACCAACTTGCCGATCTTTACCCAGGTCTTATTGCACTGAGCCATTGGATTCATGCCCACCCTGAAACGGCATTTGAAGAACATGCAAGTGCGGCCGCACTTGCCCAATACCTTGATGAACAGGGTTTTCCTACGACAATAGGGGTAGGTTCATTGGCTACGGCATTGCAAGCCGAGCACCGTGTAACCGGCCCGAATGGGGAACAAGGCCCCGTCATCGCTTGCATTGCCGAATATGATGCGCTGAAACATATTGGCCATGCCTGTGGCCACAATGTCATTGCAGCAACATCGGCTGGTGCATTTGTCCTTGCTGCCCGTATTGCCTCAGAACATCAGATTCCTGGTACCTACCGGCTCATTGGCACCCCGGGAGAAGAAGGCGCATGCGGGAAGGAATACCTCATTCGTGACGGTGTATTCGATGATGTTGATGCGGCCATTATGTTGCATCCCTACATGGCTGATGTTTTAGAACAGCCGTGGCTTGGCAACACAATGGGTACGATCACATTCACGGGACGTGCCGCACATGCTGCTGCCGCGCCGTTTGCGGGTGCAAATGCTCTGGACGCTGCGGTAGCGACATACCAGGGGATAGCAGCTTTACGACAGCACATGTTGCCCAGTGACCGCATTCATGCGGTGTTTACACCTGATGGTGGGGGCGGGGCAGTCAATATTGTGCCGGCGCTGGCCAAATTGGAACTGTCCGTTCGGAGTCAGGAGATTGACACGATGAGCATTCTGTTACATCGTGTGCAGGCTATTGCCCAAGGTGCGGCGATGATGCATGGCGTGGATGTGACCGTCCAATTTGACGAGGACCACGCCTATTTACCGACCCGACTGAATACAACACTGGGTGAACGGTATGCCGTTGCCATGGCTGACCGCGGGCGCCGGGTATTACCGCGTGGCGTGATGCCTGAACACCTTGCAGCCAGTACGGATCAAGGGAATGTCAGTATGCGTGTTCCTGCCATTCACCCAACTCTGGCGATTGCGCCCCTTGGCACAAGCTTGCATACGGAAGCATTCCGTGATGTCGCCATCACATCCGCCGGTGATAGCGGTGTTGCCGACGGAGCCTACGCTCTTGCAATGGTTGCCCTTGATGTGGCGGCTGATCCTGAGCTGTTGGCTGCAGTAAAAGCCGAGTTTGAAGCCAGCGGTGGTCGAATAGATCCCCCCTGGCTGCTCAAGTAA
- a CDS encoding CPBP family intramembrane glutamic endopeptidase, whose protein sequence is MSSIPYDTDALTRFVEQADLFGLKRLPAPPATLREADQVRREPNAPAQWLAAIVVFIGGSLVGSLGVGLYLWLGKGISDTDKLVKEIQDFSFGRDNDQLKLIIMLGLYALAAYLLYLLFVRFIASRPVYELFGEGSFKEFVAGLAVGTALILVIIIALYTMGHYHVDGFEFGPGVITGLFIGIGPAFSEEVVFRGFVLRLLDKSIGAIPAILVTSIVFGLIHAGNEHVTLVQSLLLGISAGLLLGSAYFLTRRLWLAIGIHLSWNFVQGGIFNSDVSGTGYNSGLFRATFSGPDYLTGGAMGIEGSVLSIGLTIAVSLIMLGMAYKRGHITGRVGWNAPRINLLGSVPRIEIWSADGEWRPLPTPLELNAMMAPEDEPETIQTGIDGHSDASEATAAPVPTGAATPPEDDIQELPIPPDDELLSGDLADIEAAHAATPDDKTEQFEPISSPVDATLPASQPTESEMESLMAQAPTDEPPTITKVSSSVTAVTGTGTGHVTDEDLDSTQQMEAVTELDMTDQIKPIEQTKVEPDADE, encoded by the coding sequence ATGTCGTCTATTCCTTATGACACCGATGCCCTTACTCGCTTCGTTGAACAAGCCGATTTATTCGGTTTAAAGAGACTGCCTGCTCCCCCTGCAACACTGCGTGAGGCTGACCAGGTAAGACGGGAGCCCAACGCACCCGCGCAATGGCTTGCTGCCATCGTCGTATTCATAGGCGGCTCTTTGGTCGGCAGTCTGGGTGTTGGTCTCTACCTTTGGTTGGGTAAGGGCATCTCAGACACTGACAAACTCGTCAAGGAGATCCAGGACTTCTCCTTTGGAAGGGATAATGACCAGCTCAAGCTCATTATCATGCTGGGTCTCTATGCCCTAGCTGCCTATCTGCTCTATCTATTATTTGTTCGGTTCATCGCTAGTCGGCCGGTGTATGAACTGTTCGGTGAAGGTTCATTTAAAGAGTTTGTTGCCGGATTGGCCGTAGGCACTGCCTTAATCCTCGTCATCATTATTGCCTTGTACACGATGGGCCACTACCACGTGGACGGTTTTGAATTCGGTCCCGGTGTCATCACGGGCCTTTTTATTGGAATTGGGCCTGCCTTTTCTGAGGAAGTCGTGTTCCGTGGGTTTGTGCTTCGCCTCCTCGACAAATCCATCGGTGCCATCCCAGCCATTCTTGTCACAAGCATCGTGTTTGGGCTCATTCATGCCGGTAACGAACATGTCACGCTCGTCCAGTCCTTATTGCTTGGTATCAGTGCTGGGTTGTTACTCGGTTCGGCCTATTTTCTCACCCGACGCCTGTGGCTTGCTATTGGCATCCATTTGTCGTGGAACTTTGTGCAGGGCGGTATTTTTAACTCTGATGTGAGTGGTACGGGCTATAACTCCGGCTTATTTCGGGCAACATTCTCAGGCCCTGACTATCTCACCGGAGGAGCGATGGGTATTGAGGGGAGTGTGCTCTCTATCGGCCTCACGATTGCGGTGAGCCTCATCATGCTAGGTATGGCCTACAAACGTGGGCACATCACCGGCCGCGTGGGTTGGAATGCCCCCCGTATCAACTTGCTCGGGAGTGTGCCACGTATCGAGATCTGGTCTGCTGATGGCGAATGGCGTCCCTTGCCAACACCGCTTGAATTGAACGCCATGATGGCACCCGAAGATGAACCTGAGACCATACAGACCGGCATTGACGGTCATAGCGATGCGAGTGAAGCTACCGCAGCTCCGGTACCTACCGGAGCAGCCACTCCTCCTGAGGATGACATTCAAGAGTTACCTATCCCACCAGATGACGAACTACTTAGTGGCGATTTGGCCGACATTGAAGCGGCGCACGCGGCCACCCCCGACGATAAAACTGAACAATTTGAGCCGATCAGCTCCCCAGTTGATGCGACGTTACCCGCTAGTCAACCAACAGAATCCGAGATGGAATCACTGATGGCTCAAGCCCCAACTGATGAGCCACCCACCATTACAAAGGTGTCATCATCAGTGACCGCAGTGACCGGTACAGGAACGGGACACGTTACCGATGAGGACTTAGATTCCACCCAACAAATGGAGGCGGTAACGGAACTCGATATGACTGATCAAATCAAACCGATCGAACAAACCAAGGTCGAACCCGACGCTGATGAGTAA
- a CDS encoding PAC2 family protein — MDAPHMIWAANLPPLRRPLLVVALNGFVDAAHNARQAASFLRSRWEAEQIGQLDADVFIDYRDRRPMADVEDGLLRQIHMPKLELWAAQTLDADRDVVFLTGPEPDIQWGAFSRTIQAACRRLGVSRMLLLDAYPGMSPHTRDLRLLGVRNQVADGIPEEVAIVADYQGPIGAGHFLIGEMEYLNIPAWGISAELPPYVAGDRYPAAVLRLVEFVATFLGVTIDTTQLKNNVEAMTAQLDRSIEARPMIAELIERLEEHTDDPEATGFTLPSGDQLAAEIQQYFANPEGHGPAPGENGGDY, encoded by the coding sequence ATGGATGCTCCGCATATGATTTGGGCTGCAAATCTTCCCCCTCTCCGCCGACCGCTGTTAGTCGTTGCCCTCAACGGGTTCGTCGATGCAGCGCATAATGCCCGTCAGGCGGCCAGCTTTTTGCGGAGTAGATGGGAAGCTGAACAAATTGGTCAGCTCGATGCGGACGTTTTCATTGACTACCGTGATCGCCGTCCCATGGCTGATGTTGAAGACGGGCTGTTACGGCAGATTCATATGCCAAAATTAGAGCTTTGGGCTGCCCAGACACTTGATGCTGACCGTGACGTGGTATTCCTGACCGGTCCTGAACCCGATATTCAATGGGGCGCATTTAGTCGTACCATTCAAGCTGCTTGTCGCCGCCTTGGGGTTTCAAGAATGTTGCTTCTCGATGCCTACCCAGGTATGAGTCCGCATACGCGTGACCTTCGACTCCTTGGGGTACGCAACCAAGTGGCAGATGGTATTCCTGAAGAAGTTGCCATTGTGGCGGATTATCAAGGTCCAATCGGCGCTGGCCATTTTCTCATCGGGGAGATGGAGTATTTAAATATTCCAGCCTGGGGTATTAGTGCTGAACTACCGCCTTATGTTGCCGGTGACCGGTATCCAGCTGCCGTGCTACGGCTCGTCGAGTTTGTGGCGACCTTCTTGGGTGTCACGATTGATACGACACAACTGAAGAACAACGTTGAGGCCATGACTGCCCAATTGGATCGTTCCATTGAGGCACGTCCGATGATTGCAGAACTCATTGAACGTCTTGAGGAACACACCGATGATCCAGAAGCCACAGGATTCACATTGCCAAGCGGGGATCAATTAGCTGCTGAAATTCAACAGTACTTTGCGAATCCCGAAGGGCATGGTCCGGCTCCTGGTGAAAACGGGGGCGACTACTAA
- the pgm gene encoding phosphoglucomutase (alpha-D-glucose-1,6-bisphosphate-dependent) produces the protein MNERAGTPATEADLINLQEVLDAYYDINPDPTDPTQQVAFGTSGHRGSSLDGAFNDLHIAAITQAIVEYRQRAHITGPVLMGRDTHALSAPAWQTALEVLAGNDVPVLVDNADGYTPTPALSHAIITLNREGKQCDGIIITPSHNPPRDGGFKYNPPHGGPADTDITDVLQTRANELMRNPHAIKRLSGDSASSHAEPFDYMGRYVNDLPNVVDITAIKNAGVRIGADPLGGASVAYWGRIAETFGLDLTVVNPEVDPRWSFMPLDKDGKIRMDCSSEAVMTNVVKNRHNFDLSTGNDADADRHGIVTPDGGLMNPNHFLAVSIDHLFQYRPQWGKDVGIGKTLVSSSMIDRVVGKLGRTLVEVPVGFKWFVPGLVNGSIGFGGEESAGMSFLRMDGTTWATDKDGIIAALLAAEIIAVRGASPSVIFQRFADEFGLPAYSRVDTPATREQKIKLKGLRPEDVTANELAGDPIIAKLTNAPGNDAPIGGLKVVTDHAWFAARPSGTENQYKIYAESMKGTDHLIMVQEQAKDLVNAVLG, from the coding sequence ATGAACGAACGCGCTGGAACTCCTGCTACCGAAGCTGACCTTATTAACCTCCAAGAAGTCCTTGATGCCTATTACGACATCAATCCCGACCCTACCGACCCCACCCAACAAGTCGCTTTTGGTACAAGTGGTCACCGAGGTTCCAGCCTGGACGGGGCATTTAATGATCTGCACATTGCCGCAATCACCCAAGCCATCGTTGAATATCGGCAACGGGCACACATCACCGGCCCTGTTTTAATGGGTCGAGATACGCACGCACTCAGTGCGCCAGCATGGCAAACCGCCCTTGAAGTACTAGCTGGAAATGATGTGCCGGTATTGGTCGACAATGCAGATGGATACACCCCTACGCCAGCATTAAGTCACGCGATCATCACGTTGAACCGTGAAGGGAAGCAATGTGACGGCATTATCATCACACCTTCACACAATCCGCCGCGCGACGGAGGGTTTAAATACAACCCTCCCCACGGTGGTCCAGCAGACACGGATATTACGGATGTCCTTCAAACACGTGCCAATGAATTGATGCGTAACCCACATGCAATCAAACGCCTATCGGGTGATAGCGCATCTTCGCACGCCGAACCGTTTGATTATATGGGCCGGTATGTCAATGACCTTCCGAATGTCGTTGATATAACAGCTATTAAGAACGCTGGTGTTCGTATCGGTGCGGATCCGCTTGGTGGGGCCAGTGTTGCCTATTGGGGACGTATCGCGGAAACCTTTGGCCTTGACCTCACCGTTGTAAATCCCGAAGTAGACCCCCGCTGGTCATTTATGCCGTTGGATAAGGACGGCAAAATTCGTATGGACTGTTCAAGTGAAGCGGTCATGACCAATGTCGTGAAGAATCGGCATAACTTTGACTTGTCTACCGGGAACGATGCTGATGCCGATCGGCACGGCATTGTAACCCCAGACGGTGGATTGATGAACCCAAACCACTTTTTAGCGGTTTCGATTGATCACCTCTTCCAGTATCGTCCCCAATGGGGTAAGGACGTGGGCATTGGCAAGACGCTTGTATCGTCATCCATGATTGACCGGGTTGTCGGTAAGCTTGGGCGCACCTTGGTGGAGGTACCGGTTGGCTTTAAATGGTTTGTACCGGGCCTGGTCAATGGCAGCATCGGCTTTGGTGGAGAAGAGAGTGCAGGGATGAGTTTCTTACGGATGGATGGAACCACCTGGGCTACGGATAAGGACGGCATTATTGCCGCTCTTTTGGCGGCTGAAATCATTGCGGTTCGTGGTGCCTCACCAAGCGTCATCTTCCAACGTTTTGCCGATGAATTTGGGTTACCTGCATATAGCCGAGTTGATACCCCAGCCACCCGTGAACAAAAAATCAAGTTGAAAGGCCTACGTCCAGAGGATGTGACCGCAAACGAATTGGCTGGGGACCCGATTATTGCCAAACTGACGAACGCACCAGGCAATGATGCTCCTATCGGAGGTTTAAAGGTTGTAACCGACCACGCTTGGTTTGCAGCTCGCCCGTCGGGAACAGAAAACCAGTACAAGATTTATGCAGAATCTATGAAGGGAACCGACCACCTAATAATGGTTCAAGAACAAGCAAAAGACCTGGTCAACGCTGTACTAGGCTAA
- a CDS encoding GNAT family N-acetyltransferase: MRAPLPKIEPWTRPLTWGLPIETDRLILRPLKPGDAEPLFAAIQHNLPHLSKWLSWGEHYTIDMARQFEETSVQSLIAQTDLPSLAIPLPLLILWKETNEIIGSHGLVSINAQSRSAEMGYWVAESFTNIGIATESSAALITRCLTPNEQGGYGFNRVYIRHAGSNTASGAVPRKLGMRREGWERQSFVLPGNRRDDLITWGVLAEEWDGDAMRTTLKKPRPDVGVGPHPKPWPEGEHYDPRLLAHGDKRNVTDQYRYWTLEAIKADLAAKSRPFHVAVENWQHDMNIGTVVRCANAFGARAVHIVGKRSWNRRGAMVTDRYVDIYYHEDAQALAQWCDKRNITLIGVDLVPGSQSIIDVQLPEAAMLVFGQEGPGLTPDIIQAAQMVVHLPQQGSTRSINAGVAAGTAMMLWTAQHRAP; this comes from the coding sequence ATGCGCGCGCCCTTGCCCAAAATCGAACCGTGGACACGCCCCCTCACGTGGGGATTACCAATTGAAACGGACCGGCTGATCCTTCGTCCACTGAAACCAGGGGACGCAGAACCGCTCTTTGCGGCTATTCAACACAACTTGCCCCACCTGAGTAAATGGTTGTCTTGGGGTGAGCACTACACAATTGATATGGCCAGACAATTTGAAGAAACATCAGTGCAGTCGCTCATTGCCCAGACCGATTTGCCATCCTTAGCGATACCGCTGCCGTTGCTGATTCTTTGGAAAGAAACGAATGAAATCATCGGGAGCCACGGCTTAGTCTCAATCAATGCCCAGTCACGCTCTGCCGAGATGGGCTATTGGGTGGCCGAGTCGTTTACGAATATCGGTATTGCTACGGAATCGAGTGCCGCCCTTATTACCCGTTGTTTGACCCCGAATGAACAAGGTGGATACGGGTTCAACCGTGTGTATATCCGTCATGCCGGGTCGAATACGGCCAGTGGTGCGGTACCTCGAAAGCTGGGGATGCGGCGTGAAGGATGGGAACGTCAGTCCTTTGTGCTCCCTGGAAATCGCCGTGATGACTTAATCACCTGGGGTGTCTTAGCTGAGGAATGGGACGGAGATGCCATGCGGACCACCTTGAAGAAACCTCGCCCTGACGTGGGTGTTGGTCCGCACCCTAAACCGTGGCCAGAAGGAGAGCACTACGACCCAAGGCTGTTAGCACACGGGGACAAACGCAATGTCACCGACCAGTATCGCTATTGGACACTTGAGGCAATTAAAGCAGATCTCGCTGCGAAGTCTCGTCCGTTTCATGTGGCTGTCGAAAACTGGCAGCACGACATGAATATTGGCACTGTTGTACGGTGTGCAAACGCGTTTGGGGCACGAGCCGTACATATTGTTGGGAAACGATCATGGAACCGACGGGGCGCGATGGTTACCGATCGCTATGTCGACATTTATTATCACGAAGATGCACAAGCCCTTGCACAGTGGTGTGATAAACGGAATATCACGTTGATTGGGGTTGACCTTGTGCCCGGCAGCCAAAGCATCATCGATGTTCAACTCCCTGAGGCCGCAATGCTGGTATTTGGCCAAGAAGGGCCTGGATTAACGCCCGACATTATTCAAGCTGCTCAGATGGTTGTACACCTCCCACAGCAAGGCTCCACACGATCAATTAATGCGGGTGTTGCAGCTGGAACGGCAATGATGTTGTGGACCGCACAGCATCGGGCACCGTAA